A genomic stretch from Pomacea canaliculata isolate SZHN2017 linkage group LG2, ASM307304v1, whole genome shotgun sequence includes:
- the LOC112556802 gene encoding CDC42 small effector protein 2-A-like produces the protein MMGDALLCFSCCITEQPQPKRRRRIDPSMIGLPTNFRHTAHIGSGDVPNSFNSSHLHSVQNQMASKGDYEHHLSPGHLQLAVVELPRKNP, from the exons ATGATGGGAGACGCCCTTTTGTGTTTTAGTTGTTGCATAACAGAACAGCCGCAACCT aaacgcCGTCGACGCATTGACCCTAGCATGATTGGTTTGCCAACAAATTTCCGTCACACAGCACATATAGGTTCTGGAGATGTACCCAATAGCTTTAATTCTTCACAT CTCCATTCCGTGCAGAACCAAATGGCCTCTAAGGGAGATTATGAACACCACCTCTCACCTGGACACCTGCAGCTTGCTGTCGTAGAATTACCTCGGAAAAACCCTTGA